Sequence from the Alosa sapidissima isolate fAloSap1 chromosome 21, fAloSap1.pri, whole genome shotgun sequence genome:
GACACTGTCACTCACTATAAATAAAAAGATGAAAGTTTTCtccaaaggaaaaaaaaaacaaaatgctcTATGCAGATTTCAAGAATAAGTAATGTCACACAACAAAAATGATATGGTACACTAGAGGCAAGACAGAccaagagaggaaaaaagaaaacaagttgCAGGAGTGTCTGTGGGCATAGACATCTGATAAATTGCAAGAGAATCTCTACCAGAACATTGGCATCAACAAACCATGTAGTGAGGATGCATATCTCTATATACAAAAACACATGGGGAAGGATCCCTTTCTACATAACAATTGTGATTCGAtcggagggtggggtggggtggggtggggtggagccCTTGGACTCTGGTGGCACACTTCAGTGATTACAATAACAATAGCCTACATGAAAGACGCGAGCCTGCAGCTTCCACACACCACATGTtgccctgaacacacacagacaactgtgtgtctgagtgtgtgtgtgtgtgtctgagtgtgtgcgtgtgtgtgtgtgtgtgtgtgtgtgtgtgtgggtaggtgggtgtgcgtgagtgtgtgtctctctctctcgtgtttaTAGCACAGGAGTCTGAAGATCAACAAAGGTTTTGCACTGTCAAATGTTAGACCAGATAAcagtttttttatttcacacagTCTGATTTTCTGTTTTATATAAGTGATACGTAAAAGTCAGTTTCAGGCAGACAATAGCTTACCATGTATATGAGTTATCATACAGCTGTTGGCCTTGGGCTGAACAAAGCAGATTACCATGATTTCCCTGACTCAGCAACAACAACCCCCCACAGTCCACAGTCAAACTAAAGTAGCAAGACGTATATGAAGCAAGATAAAGGGACATTTGCCATAACAAAACATCTACGTTAGATAGATTTATAAGCTAGTTAGAAGGTGGCCAGTTAACTTTTGTGCAAAAAGGCTTACACTGCCAACAAAAGTAATAGGTAAAAGAAAGTTCACTAGTAGGACTCATGTTTGTTTTACATTTGTTTATTATCTAAATATGAGAGTTGGAGTTGATAACTGTCCAACAAGAAATAGCTCACACAACTAAAGTTGACAAAATATTtagctgatgcatttttgcgcAAAGTCAAGACCTGAACCACTGTAAGGAAACCATTTATAGTCCTCAAAAGagatctattattattattattattaataataataataataattccagAAATCATACTGGAGGCAGAACTACAACAGACATACAGTTCACTTAATCATTCTATTTTGACTTATCCTAAGTGATGAACAAATATGCTATATTTatgatatggtgtgtgtgtgtgtgtgtgtgtgtgtgcgcctgtgtgccTGCTGTGGGGGCGCGTGCGTGTGTAGGCTTGTTCAATAGCTTGAGATGGACAACAAAGAACATGATGCTTAATGTCAAGAATGTGCTCCATATGGCCCCTCCACCTGTCGCTGTCCCGCCCACCGACGCATGGCCAGATGCACTGCATCTGCCGTATTTAACCAGTCTCCAGACCGGCGCACAGAGGTGAAGACGTAGTGAGCACGAGTACACTTTCCCCGTTAATCTTTTATTTATACCAAAGTGGCCGACGCCACTACAATTTTGgggatttcttttttaaaaaaattcgTTGCTTTAGGTTCTACGTATGTATCAGTAATATAAAATATCAGTTCCCCGGAACCATCGGATACTTTGTCCCCAGTTTTTAATTTGCAGGACAGGGCTTACAGCCTACAGAATGGATTATCTCAGATGTCTTTTGGCTGTATCGCTGGTTCAGATTGTAAGTAAAAGTCAAGTTTCATAGTTTAGGCTACAATTCATATGCAAGATTTCACGAGACCTTAATGTTTGATACATCCACTGATCTATCTCTGAACTTTACAGGTAACATCATCCGGGTTGTTTGAGCTGAAAATCCATTCATTCACCACAACACGACGTTATTGTAGACGGTCAAGGGAATGTAATATCTTTTTCCGAATTTGCTTGAAACATGCCGAGGATGTTATATCTGCTGAACCACCGTGTACGTTTGGAACAGGACAAACAAATATTCTACATGCTGATCAGAGCTCAATCGCGAACAGTGTGCCCATACGAGTACCTTTCCATTTCAAGTGGCCGGTAAATGTCATTTTGTTTCTTTAAACGGGCCACCCAGTTTTactaacagtagcctatacaaacgATAAAGTATACCCTGTGTTGACTGTATTCATCTTCTTTCATCCAGGGAACATTTTCTCTCATAATTGAAGCATGGAACGCCGAATCTACTACAGACCACACAGGTAGGACTATAGTTCATTGTAGGATATTCGTTGTTGAGTTCCTTGTAGGCTTTCTTTTATTACAAAGTAAGAAGCGCATTGCGTTTTTAAAGTTCGATTCACAGTGCTTCATTTGCATTTCTTCTTTTATCTTTTTAACAGAAAATCAGAATAATCTTATCAGCCGTTTAGCCACAAGAAGGAGATTAGCAATCGGCGAGAGTTGGTCTCAAGATATTCACTATGGAGAGCAGAGTGAGATGCGATATTCCTACCACGTTTCCTGTGATGAAAACTACCACGGCGAAGATTGCTCTGATTATTGCAGACCTCGTGATGATACTTTAGGCCATTATACGTGTGATGAAAACGGATCCAGGGACTGTTTGGAAGGATGGAAAGGCCAGTACTGCTCTGAgcgtaagtttgtgtgtgtgtgtgtgtgtgggcgcgcgcgtatgtgtgtTGTCGTCTGTATCCACTTGCAATTGTTAAGCCTACTTACGTCTGATTGTATTTCAAGTAAGTAACAACACTCATGTTTTCTGGAGGACCAGGGCTTTTCAGACAAATGTCCATGAACTGAGTAATAAAGCAAGCTGATTCTATGGGTGCATAAAAGGCTCCTGATAACTGACTTGACAGAACAATGCTTGCACAGTTAATGAGAGACATTCAGCTGAAATGGGTTGACCAACAATGTTTCAAGTGTAGTATTAATTCCAAAGgatttaagtagcctacattcgagaattccaaggcatttttgttatatgtatgtgtgtgtgtgtggtgtgtgtgtgtgtgtgttgtctgtgactTGCTTTtcttcagttattttgacatgtTATCATTAACATGATCAAATACACCATTCAGACatacaaatataaatatgaaatgTTTATGACAAACATTAGAAGTATTTCCATGAAACATAGGatatctttatctctctctttatatgtgtgcttatgtgtatgtgtgtgtgtgtgtgtgtgtatgcgtgtgtgcatgtgtgtgtgtgtgtgtgtgtgtgtgcatgcgcgtgtgtgagtCTCAACTGCCTTCCTCCTCACCCAGTTCCCTTTGTCTGGGAGGGACAATAGAAGGAGCAGACATCAGTCCTAAGAGACACATGTTGGAGTAGAGGCGGAGGCTGCAGACAAAGGCCTGCATTAGTTACCTCTGTGGGCTCACCAGCTGCTGCTCGCACACTTAACGCAGCTATTGATCTGCGGAGGCAGGGGGTATGGcggggagaagtgtgtgtgtgagtaagcgaGACAGAAATATTGGAATTCCCTTTGTAACTCCAGCTCTCCTCTGCTATTtgtcaccaccccccccccccccccacccctctccaccACAGCCATCTGCTCCTCGGACTGCAGCGAGGCCCACGGCTACTGTGAGTCCCCTGGGGAGTGCAAGTGCCGCTTGGGGTGGCAGGGGCCCCACTGCACTGAGTGCGTCCGCTACCCAGGCTGCCTCCATGGAACCTGCTCCCAGCCCTGGCAGTGCATCTGCAAGGAAGGCTGGGGAGGCCTGTTCTGCAACCAGGACCTCAACTACTGCACAAACCACAAGCCGTGCGCCAACGGGGCCAGCTGCACCAACACCGGCCAGGGCAGTTACACGTGCACGTGCCGGCCAGGGTTTGGTGGCACCGACTGTGAACTCGAGATCAACGAGTGTGACTGCAACCCATGCAAGAATGGAGGCAGCTGTAACGTGCGTCAAGTTCTTTAACCTAATTTATTCTTAACCCTCATAACATTACAGCCATAACTTAGGCAGGGATCACATtgaccagcggcaagcggcaggtttcctattgttctctatggttcggcagcagGTGGAACGGTGGCAATGCTAGTGTAACActagcgttgaacttggttcaactttcaaactGCAACGTGAGcatattcaattgtcagttaaggcaaaccgtttgtgttaccataggaacgagatagaacttattatggtctgagcgttgcgttacgcttGCCGCTGGCCAATATGATCCCCGCCTTAGAGATTATGTTGAACTCTATGATTACGATTGAGCTAAATTTAGAGCCATTTTGTTTTCATTCCTATTTCTACTAATATTCATGAAATGTTCATGCAACAGTATAacaacaaatgtttttttccccatgtaGGATCTGGAGAATGACTACTCGTGCACCTGCCCCCAGGGCTTCTATGGTAAAAACTGTGAGATCATTGCCATGACCTGCGCCGATGACCCTTGCTTTAATGGTGGCACCTGTATAGAAAAGCTGACAGGAGGCTATAATTGCCAGTGCCTCCCAGGCTACACCGGCTCTAACTGTGAGAAGAGACTTGATCGTTGCAGCCACAAGCCTTGTTCTAATGGTGAGTTTGTGAAGTAAAATGTTGTCTTTATGACTGAATTTTGTATTTGTGAATTTTGGTTCAACTCTTGATTAACTCTTAATTAATTAACTCTTAATTCAATCTTAACTCTTAATTATTTTTTCTAAATAATTCTGTAATTGAATTTGCCTTTATAGATGGCCTTA
This genomic interval carries:
- the dlb gene encoding delta-like protein B is translated as MDYLRCLLAVSLVQIVTSSGLFELKIHSFTTTRRYCRRSRECNIFFRICLKHAEDVISAEPPCTFGTGQTNILHADQSSIANSVPIRVPFHFKWPGTFSLIIEAWNAESTTDHTENQNNLISRLATRRRLAIGESWSQDIHYGEQSEMRYSYHVSCDENYHGEDCSDYCRPRDDTLGHYTCDENGSRDCLEGWKGQYCSEPICSSDCSEAHGYCESPGECKCRLGWQGPHCTECVRYPGCLHGTCSQPWQCICKEGWGGLFCNQDLNYCTNHKPCANGASCTNTGQGSYTCTCRPGFGGTDCELEINECDCNPCKNGGSCNDLENDYSCTCPQGFYGKNCEIIAMTCADDPCFNGGTCIEKLTGGYNCQCLPGYTGSNCEKRLDRCSHKPCSNGGDCVDLGQSVLCRCRPGFTGPDCNINVDDCAQAPCQNAGTCVDGVNDYVCRCTLGYSGKNCSVRADACLVHQCQNGGTCYTHFSGPVCQCPPGFMGPSCEFPVRPSFERAYWRSPSSSGLSPAALATSVILGMMAFGLAVCAVILHRRKRVKQIKRQQLCDSVFNDLEPENVSNFGSSYPDERGDYLSHIGGRNSHGKISNNDGRLSLSLCPGMTDRGGPEFIWSSSAVGMGLR